A genome region from Trichosurus vulpecula isolate mTriVul1 chromosome 5, mTriVul1.pri, whole genome shotgun sequence includes the following:
- the SP7 gene encoding transcription factor Sp7: MASSLLEEEAHYGSSPLAMLTAACSKFGSSSPLPDSATAGKAGAKKPYPLGSELSAPKAMGDAYPAPFAGTNGLLSSTASPPAPASGYSNDYTPFSHSFPGPTSTQDPGLLVPKGHGSPDCLPSVYTSLDMTHPYGSWYKAGIHAGISPGPGNTPSPWWDMHPGGNWLGGGQSQSDGLQGTLSTGPTQTPLNPQLPTYPSEFAPLNPAPYPAPHLLPPGPQHVLPQDVYKPKAVGNGGQLEGGGGNKPPRGAGTGSSGAYGGGGGGRSTCDCPNCQELERLGAAAAGLRKKPIHSCHIPGCGKVYGKASHLKAHLRWHTGERPFVCNWLFCGKRFTRSDELERHVRTHTREKKFTCLLCSKRFTRSDHLSKHQRTHGEPGPGPPSSGPKELGEVRGAEDEGSQAPRPTTSPIPAEKAPGGSPEQSSLLEI; this comes from the coding sequence GAGGAAGCACACTATGGCTCCAGCCCGCTGGCAATGCTGACTGCAGCCTGCAGCAAGTTTGGCAGCTCCAGCCCTCTCCCAGACTCAGCTACTGCAGGCAAAGCAGGTGCAAAGAAGCCGTACCCTCTGGGCAGCGAACTCTCTGCCCCTAAAGCCATGGGTGATGCCTACCCAGCTCCATTTGCAGGCACCAATGGCCTCCTTTCCTCTACAGCCAGCCCTCCAGCTCCAGCTTCAGGTTATAGCAATGACTATACCCCCTTCTCCCACTCTTTCCCTGGACCCACAAGCACTCAGGACCCTGGGCTACTGGTGCCCAAGGGACATGGCTCTCCTGACTGCCTGCCCAGTGTCTACACTTCCTTGGACATGACACACCCCTATGGCTCATGGTATAAGGCAGGAATTCATGCAGGCATCTCCCCTGGCCCTGGCAACACGCCTTCCCCATGGTGGGACATGCACCCAGGGGGCAACTGGCTAGGTGGTGGGCAAAGTCAGAGTGATGGGTTGCAAGGGACACTGTCCACTGGCCCAACTCAAACTCCACTCAACCCCCAGCTACCCACCTACCCTTCTGAATTTGCTCCACTCAACCCTGCCCCCTACCCAGCTCCCCACCTTCTCCCTCCTGGGCCCCAGCATGTCCTGCCCCAGGATGTCTACAAACCTAAGGCTGTAGGCAATGGGGGGCAGTTAGAGGGAGGTGGTGGGAACAAACCTCCTCGGGGTGCAGGCACAGGAAGTAGTGGTGCCTacgggggtggagggggtggccGTTCCACCTGTGATTGCCCTAACTGCCAAGAGCTAGAGCGATTGGGGGCAGCGGCTGCTGGGCTGAGGAAGAAACCCATCCATAGCTGCCACATTCCTGGCTGCGGCAAAGTTTATGGGAAAGCTTCGCACCTGAAGGCCCACCTTCGCTGGCACACTGGGGAGAGGCCCTTCGTCTGCAACTGGCTTTTTTGTGGCAAGAGGTTCACCCGCTCAGACGAGTTGGAACGGCATGTCCGCACTCACACCCGAGAGAAGAAATTCACCTGCCTGCTTTGCTCAAAGAGATTCACCCGAAGCGATCACCTGAGCAAGCACCAGCGCACTCACGGCGAGCCTGGCCCTGGGCCCCCTTCTTCTGGCCCCAAGGAACTGGGGGAGGTTCGGGGAGCAGAGGACGAGGGCAGCCAAGCCCCCAGGCCAACAACCTCACCCATTCCAGCTGAGAAAGCCCCAGGAGGCAGCCCAGAGCAGAGCAGCCTACTGGAGATCTGA